In the genome of Variovorax sp. PAMC26660, the window GCACCTCGCGCCGGCATGGTCACCACGTTGTCGAGTTCGAGGCTCTGCTGGCGCTCTGCGGCCTTGCGCTGCGCTTCACGCGTGAGGACGCGGCGCGCGGCCTTGAAGGTCTCGCGGATGTCCGTGTGTGCCGAGTCCCGGTACTTGAAGCCGGGCGCGTAAATGCTGCGCGTCGGCATGGTCTTGCGAGGGGCGTTCATGCCGACCTCCGCACGCTGAGCATCGAGCACGGCATCGCCAACACGCCGCGCACTCGCATGCGCATCGGCTCGACGTCCAAGCACTTTGCCTGCTTGGCCGCGTTGCTGCTGGCAGAGGAAGGCAAGCTTTCCATCGACGATTCGATCCATGCGCATTTGCCGGAACTGCCGCGGCTGTCCAAGGTCGCGCCCACGCTGCGCCAGCTGATGAACCACACGAGCGGCTGGCGTTGCCACATCGCTCTGTCGTGCAGTAGCAGCGGCGACGCTGTTCAACCCAAGGGCGCGGGCTTGGCGTTGCTGACGCGGCAAGGCGAACTCAACTTCGATCCAGGCACCCGCATGCTCTACTGCAATGGTGGCTATCACCTGCTGACGCACGTGATCGAACGCATCAGCGGGCAGCGCTTTGAAAGATTCCTCGCCGAGCGCATCTTCGAACCGCTAGGCATGCACGACACCGAGTCGGTGCCGAGCGATTTCGACATCAAGCCCGGCATGGCCACGCTGTACCAGGCCTTGCCCACGGGCGCCGCAGGAAGCGACGCCGAATGGCGGCGTGGCATCTTCCCGGTAGAAGACATTGGCGGCGAGGGCGCGATCGTCTCAACGGTCGACGACATGCTGCGCTGGATCGCGCATCTGCGCGGCAGCGACAAGCGCGTAGGAAGTGCTGCGAGCTGGGCGCAGATGACGGCGCCGACAGTGCTCGCCGATGGCGCGGTCACATCCTACGGGCTTGGGTTAATGCGGCATTCGTACCGGGGCGTCGAGGTGGTCCGCCATGGCGGGACGGTGATCGGCGGCACGTGCCAGATGCTCACGGTGCCGGCGCATGCGCTGGACATCTCGATCATGACCAACGGCGCCAAGACGTCACCGCGCGCGCTGGCGTGGAAGATTGTCGATGCCTTGTTGGCGGCGCATCTCGGCCCACCGCCCGCGCATGTGCCCTCGGCGGAGCGTCCGGCGCTGATGGACCAGCCCTACTATTCGCCCGCCACGGGTGTGCTGGTCCGCTTCGGCGATGCGGAAGGTCGGCTCGGGCTGTCATGGCTGGGATCGCCGCCCATGCCATTGCGATCGGAACTCGGCCGGCTGTCGCTGGCGAGCGAGGACAGCATGATGGCGCCGATCAGCATCAAAACGACGGGCCTAGACGGCGACGTCGCACCCGCCTTCATCACGCTCACCGTGGGCGGTTCGGTGCATCGGTTCGCACACATGAATGCGCCGGCTCCAAGTGCGGCCGATCTCGCGCCGCAGCTGGAGGGGCGCTATCGCGTGCCCGACATGGACGCCACGGCACGCATCGCGCGCACGGGCGGCACGCTGCGGCTGCACGTCCAGGGCCCGTACGGCAGACGCACCTTGCGGTTGCAGCCACTCTCGACGGATCTGTTCATGATCGCGAGCGACGGCCAGCCATCGTCCACGCCCACCGTCGGGGTGATCCGCATCGATCGCGACGCCGACCGGGTCTTAGGCTTGCGCCTGGAGGAGGGACGCACCCGTGGACTGCGCTTTATCCGCGAGTACCCGGATGCATGAGGATTTCGCGCGCGGCATGGCGCCGGCGTGAGCCAGCCGTGCCCTAGGGAAGGTCTGCCACGCCGATTCTGAAGCTAGTCTGACGTCCGCTTTTGGCGCCACTGAGCGAGCGGCAGTTCTTGGCCGAGCGCGGTCCCCGAATCGTCGCACGAAACCTCTCTACAAGTTCGGTGAAACACGACATCAGCCTGCGAGGTGCTTCAGCAGCAGATCCTTGATCAGCTCGCGTTCGGCGTAGGTGAGGCCCAGAAGACCGCGCGCCGGGTACTGATAACTTGGGCCGCCGGGTTGCACAAGATCGCGAAGGCCAAAGTGGTGAACGCGGGCGATGCGTGCCGTGCGACCGAAGAAGCCAACCGCGACGCCTTCCTCATCGGTCTGCACTTTGAGGTGGCGCGCTGCGCGCAGCTTCTCGAACATCGAGCGGCGAATCTTGCCCTTCTGCAAGCGCGCCT includes:
- a CDS encoding serine hydrolase is translated as MCRVPVLEAGRVNAARRHGLARGVHADLRTLSIEHGIANTPRTRMRIGSTSKHFACLAALLLAEEGKLSIDDSIHAHLPELPRLSKVAPTLRQLMNHTSGWRCHIALSCSSSGDAVQPKGAGLALLTRQGELNFDPGTRMLYCNGGYHLLTHVIERISGQRFERFLAERIFEPLGMHDTESVPSDFDIKPGMATLYQALPTGAAGSDAEWRRGIFPVEDIGGEGAIVSTVDDMLRWIAHLRGSDKRVGSAASWAQMTAPTVLADGAVTSYGLGLMRHSYRGVEVVRHGGTVIGGTCQMLTVPAHALDISIMTNGAKTSPRALAWKIVDALLAAHLGPPPAHVPSAERPALMDQPYYSPATGVLVRFGDAEGRLGLSWLGSPPMPLRSELGRLSLASEDSMMAPISIKTTGLDGDVAPAFITLTVGGSVHRFAHMNAPAPSAADLAPQLEGRYRVPDMDATARIARTGGTLRLHVQGPYGRRTLRLQPLSTDLFMIASDGQPSSTPTVGVIRIDRDADRVLGLRLEEGRTRGLRFIREYPDA
- a CDS encoding phage virion morphogenesis protein — translated: MADDLRALEDWATPLLSALTVPKRRALARTIGQALRREQAARIAGQRNPDGSAYEPRKTTQARLQKGKIRRSMFEKLRAARHLKVQTDEEGVAVGFFGRTARIARVHHFGLRDLVQPGGPSYQYPARGLLGLTYAERELIKDLLLKHLAG